A portion of the Rhodococcus pseudokoreensis genome contains these proteins:
- the crtI gene encoding phytoene desaturase family protein — MARALRTVPGRTDHVVVVGAGLAGLSAALHLTGSGRRVTVLERESSPGGRVGTYRGPGYDIDNGATVLTMPELVGEALAAVGADFTSTSPPLVLERLSPAYHARFADGSSLDVHSDPDAMVAEVSRVCGPDESARYLRLRRWLGRIFDAEYHRFMDANFDSPLDLVSSREAARDLLRLTALGGFGRLGARVDRTITDPRLRRIFTFQALYAGVAPADALAVYGAIAHMDTSLGVYFPRGGMRSIALALADALTTAGGEIRFSTEVAALERTGDRVGAVVTAAGERIDCDALVLTPDTAVVDALLRPVTRRTPRRVRVSPSAVVLHGTVPTAVASRWATQRHHTIDFGHAWKRTFAEITARRGRGRLMTDPSLLITRPAVSDPGLVLDRAGTASEPLSVLAPCPNLHSAPLEWSSLTGPYTNELLRELEKRGYSGIAEHFTIDYVDTPLTWLGKGMAAGSPFAAAHVFRQTGPFRRPNLVRGLDNVVLAGSGTVPGVGVPTVLLSGKLAAARITGPVGARSAELHSKARSAGG; from the coding sequence GTGGCTCGCGCGCTGCGGACGGTTCCCGGCCGCACCGATCACGTCGTGGTCGTCGGTGCCGGCCTCGCCGGTCTCTCGGCCGCCCTGCACCTCACCGGATCGGGCCGCCGCGTCACCGTCCTCGAACGGGAGTCGTCACCGGGCGGGCGGGTCGGCACCTACCGCGGTCCCGGCTACGACATCGACAACGGCGCGACCGTCCTCACGATGCCCGAACTGGTCGGCGAGGCGCTCGCGGCCGTCGGCGCGGATTTCACGTCGACCAGCCCGCCACTGGTCCTGGAACGGCTGTCCCCGGCGTATCACGCGCGGTTCGCGGACGGTTCCTCGCTCGACGTCCACTCCGATCCCGACGCGATGGTCGCGGAGGTCAGCCGGGTGTGCGGGCCGGACGAATCGGCGCGGTACCTGCGGCTGCGGCGCTGGCTCGGCCGGATCTTCGACGCCGAGTACCACCGCTTCATGGACGCGAACTTCGATTCGCCGCTGGATCTCGTCTCGTCCCGTGAGGCCGCGCGGGATCTGCTGAGGCTCACCGCGCTGGGTGGGTTCGGCCGCCTCGGCGCCCGGGTCGACCGGACCATCACCGATCCGCGACTGCGCCGGATCTTCACGTTCCAGGCGCTGTACGCCGGCGTCGCCCCCGCCGACGCCCTGGCGGTGTACGGCGCGATCGCCCACATGGACACCTCGCTCGGTGTCTACTTCCCCCGGGGCGGGATGCGTTCGATCGCGCTCGCCCTCGCCGACGCCCTCACCACCGCGGGTGGGGAGATCCGGTTCAGCACCGAGGTCGCGGCGCTCGAGCGAACCGGTGACCGCGTGGGCGCCGTCGTCACGGCGGCGGGTGAGCGCATCGACTGCGACGCGCTGGTGCTCACCCCCGACACGGCCGTCGTCGACGCGCTGCTGCGCCCGGTGACCCGCCGAACGCCCCGCCGGGTGCGGGTGTCGCCGTCCGCCGTGGTCCTGCACGGGACCGTCCCCACCGCGGTCGCGTCGCGGTGGGCCACCCAGCGGCACCACACCATCGACTTCGGTCACGCGTGGAAACGGACGTTCGCGGAGATCACGGCGCGCCGGGGACGCGGACGGCTGATGACGGACCCGTCGCTGCTGATCACCCGGCCCGCCGTATCGGATCCGGGCCTCGTCCTCGACCGCGCGGGCACCGCCTCGGAACCGCTGTCGGTGCTGGCTCCGTGCCCCAACCTGCACAGCGCGCCGCTGGAGTGGTCCTCGCTGACCGGCCCGTACACGAACGAACTGCTGCGCGAACTCGAGAAGCGCGGGTACAGCGGGATCGCGGAGCATTTCACCATCGACTACGTCGACACCCCCCTCACCTGGCTCGGGAAGGGCATGGCGGCCGGCAGTCCCTTCGCGGCGGCGCACGTGTTCCGGCAGACGGGTCCGTTCCGGCGCCCCAACCTGGTCCGGGGCCTCGACAACGTCGTTCTCGCCGGGTCCGGCACCGTCCCGGGTGTCGGCGTTCCGACCGTCCTGCTGTCGGGGAAACTCGCGGCCGCGCGCATCACCGGGCCGGTAGGAGCACGAAGTGCGGAATTGCACTCGAAAGCACGAAGTGCGGGAGGATAG
- a CDS encoding Rv2175c family DNA-binding protein — MSAIPYCDDVLDPSVSLLQLVDVAKNLGVAVTRVQQLLRDQQLIAVRRDGVLGVPELFFDETGETVKWLPGLIAVLHDGGFKDEEILLWLFREDDSLPGTPVQALHGDLAREVIRRAQAMGF; from the coding sequence GTGAGTGCCATCCCTTACTGTGACGATGTCCTGGACCCTTCCGTCTCGCTCCTCCAGTTGGTGGACGTTGCGAAGAACCTCGGTGTGGCTGTCACCCGTGTGCAGCAGCTTCTCCGGGATCAGCAGTTGATCGCCGTGCGACGCGACGGCGTCCTCGGCGTCCCCGAACTCTTCTTCGACGAGACCGGTGAGACCGTCAAATGGCTGCCCGGACTCATCGCGGTGCTGCACGACGGCGGATTCAAGGACGAGGAAATACTGCTGTGGCTGTTCCGTGAGGACGACAGCCTGCCGGGCACACCCGTCCAGGCCCTGCACGGTGACCTCGCCCGCGAAGTGATCCGCCGCGCTCAGGCCATGGGATTCTGA
- a CDS encoding LppM family (lipo)protein — protein sequence MQLPSVPTSTRSRRAASLAVLGLLLVPFLAGCLRVQVSMGVSADDRVSGQIVAAAVPANDQDKGPQLTPPGSLSDKVRIQEYKKDGYVGSQAFFSDLTFGDVAQLGTMSEQATGSFQISLQRTGDLVTLDGKADLSSVPAQGTDVQFTIAFPARVATTNGTREGDSIVSWKLPAGDTSTIRAEVRYSDPSTRSFAGWAGIMAGVTLGVAVIVGALAWLARNKEPVLGGRRARDHSDV from the coding sequence GTGCAGCTGCCTTCGGTTCCGACCTCGACCCGCTCGCGGAGGGCCGCGTCCCTCGCCGTCCTCGGCCTTCTCCTCGTACCGTTCCTCGCGGGATGCCTGCGGGTTCAGGTGTCGATGGGTGTGTCCGCCGACGACCGGGTCTCCGGCCAGATCGTGGCCGCCGCCGTGCCGGCGAACGATCAGGACAAGGGCCCCCAGCTCACTCCCCCCGGCTCGCTGTCGGACAAGGTGCGCATCCAGGAGTACAAGAAGGACGGCTACGTGGGCAGCCAGGCGTTCTTCAGCGACCTCACGTTCGGCGACGTGGCGCAGCTCGGCACGATGTCGGAGCAGGCCACGGGAAGTTTCCAGATCTCGCTCCAGCGGACCGGCGACCTCGTGACCCTCGACGGGAAGGCCGATCTCAGTTCGGTACCCGCCCAGGGCACCGACGTGCAGTTCACGATCGCGTTCCCGGCCCGCGTCGCCACCACCAACGGCACCCGTGAGGGCGATTCGATCGTGTCGTGGAAGTTGCCCGCCGGCGACACCTCGACGATCCGGGCCGAGGTGCGCTATTCGGATCCCAGCACCCGCAGTTTCGCGGGCTGGGCGGGCATCATGGCCGGTGTGACGCTGGGTGTGGCCGTCATCGTCGGTGCGCTGGCGTGGCTGGCCCGTAACAAGGAGCCGGTGCTCGGCGGCCGTCGCGCACGAGATCATTCGGACGTGTGA
- the pknB gene encoding Stk1 family PASTA domain-containing Ser/Thr kinase has product MHDGGQRLIGELLDRRYRVDATIARGGMSTVYRGLDTRLDRPVAIKVMDPQFAADPAFVTRFEFEARSVARLKHPSLVAVYDQGHDRDHAFLVMELVDGGTLRELLRERGPMPPHAVAAVVGPVLDALAVAHRAGLVHRDIKPENILISDGGEVKIADFGLVRAAAASNTTSNSVILGTAAYLSPEQVTSGIADTRSDVYSTGVLLFELLTGRTPFTGDTSLSVAYQRINQDVPRPGSYIAGVPPEFDELVAEATHREPSHRFANAEQMGSALRGIAAALDLPAYRVPAPRRSAQHLSAAAAASAPPLGAPPGPVAPPTVHLPPAAPLSPPSPLPAQPGVQHTRVVTAQTPRPPLDEPTFAVDDEPDDGYHYPDFAAERQRSRRTTIVWLLVILMLALAVGFGGWWMGSGRFTAVPTTDGLDRGAAVTAIEAAGLSTEIRGQYSDTAALDTVLGTDPTGGSRISRDGTVALLVSLGRPTVPPLPAGGERAGIEQELRNRTFTPVDGGQAFSAKVPIGAVAALDPAPGTELATGSTVKLIVSKGAPPVDVPDVKGMSEAEARASLEAVGIVVQDTTTDFDRNVAAGDAIATSPKAGTTVNAGTSVTLSVSNAVRVPSMLGRTVGSARDELSRLGLDVKVRQVTDTDRSLVIGQNPGNGDLVKPGSTVTLVSLP; this is encoded by the coding sequence GTGCACGATGGAGGTCAACGTTTGATCGGCGAGCTGCTCGACCGGCGCTATCGGGTGGATGCCACGATCGCGCGTGGCGGCATGTCCACCGTCTACCGGGGGCTCGACACGCGTCTCGACCGTCCGGTGGCCATCAAGGTGATGGATCCGCAGTTCGCGGCCGATCCGGCGTTCGTGACCCGCTTCGAGTTCGAGGCCCGCTCGGTCGCGCGACTCAAGCACCCCTCCCTGGTCGCCGTGTACGACCAGGGACACGACCGCGATCACGCGTTCCTGGTGATGGAACTCGTGGACGGCGGAACGCTGCGCGAACTCCTGCGGGAACGCGGGCCGATGCCGCCGCACGCGGTGGCCGCAGTGGTGGGGCCGGTTCTCGACGCGCTCGCCGTCGCCCACCGGGCCGGTCTCGTGCACCGCGACATCAAGCCCGAGAACATCCTGATCTCCGACGGCGGCGAGGTGAAGATCGCCGATTTCGGTCTCGTGCGGGCCGCCGCCGCGTCGAACACCACGTCGAACAGTGTGATTCTGGGCACGGCGGCGTATCTGTCGCCGGAACAGGTGACCTCGGGGATCGCCGACACCCGCAGCGACGTCTACTCCACCGGGGTCCTGCTGTTCGAACTCCTCACCGGGCGGACCCCGTTCACCGGGGACACGTCGTTGTCCGTGGCCTATCAGCGGATAAACCAGGACGTCCCGCGGCCGGGTTCGTACATCGCGGGTGTCCCGCCCGAGTTCGACGAACTCGTCGCGGAGGCCACGCACCGGGAGCCGTCGCACCGCTTCGCCAACGCCGAGCAGATGGGTTCGGCGTTGCGCGGCATCGCGGCGGCACTCGACCTGCCCGCGTACCGGGTGCCCGCCCCGCGACGCTCCGCGCAGCACCTGAGCGCCGCGGCCGCCGCGAGCGCCCCGCCCCTGGGCGCGCCGCCCGGCCCCGTCGCACCGCCGACGGTGCACCTCCCGCCCGCCGCGCCGCTGTCCCCGCCCAGCCCGCTGCCTGCGCAGCCCGGCGTGCAGCACACGAGGGTCGTCACCGCCCAGACTCCACGGCCACCTCTGGACGAACCGACGTTCGCGGTGGACGACGAACCAGACGACGGCTACCACTACCCCGACTTCGCCGCCGAACGGCAGCGGTCGCGCCGGACCACGATCGTGTGGCTGCTCGTGATCCTGATGCTCGCCCTCGCGGTGGGTTTCGGTGGCTGGTGGATGGGTTCGGGCCGGTTCACCGCCGTCCCGACCACCGACGGTCTCGATCGGGGTGCGGCGGTGACGGCGATCGAAGCGGCCGGTCTGTCGACGGAGATCCGAGGGCAGTATTCGGACACCGCGGCGCTCGACACGGTGCTGGGCACCGATCCGACGGGCGGTTCGCGGATCTCCCGGGACGGCACGGTGGCCCTGCTCGTCTCCCTGGGCAGGCCGACGGTCCCGCCGCTGCCCGCGGGCGGCGAACGCGCGGGGATAGAGCAGGAACTGCGGAACCGCACGTTCACCCCGGTGGACGGCGGTCAGGCTTTCAGCGCGAAGGTACCGATCGGTGCGGTGGCCGCACTCGACCCGGCACCGGGCACGGAACTCGCGACCGGTTCCACGGTCAAACTGATCGTCAGCAAAGGCGCACCACCGGTGGACGTTCCCGACGTGAAGGGCATGTCGGAGGCCGAGGCACGCGCGTCACTCGAGGCGGTCGGCATCGTCGTGCAGGACACCACGACAGACTTCGACCGGAACGTCGCCGCCGGGGACGCGATCGCCACCAGCCCGAAGGCGGGCACCACTGTCAATGCGGGCACCAGCGTGACGTTGAGTGTGTCGAACGCGGTGCGGGTGCCGTCCATGCTGGGGCGGACCGTCGGATCCGCGCGTGACGAACTGAGCCGTCTCGGACTCGACGTGAAGGTGCGTCAGGTGACCGACACCGACAGGTCTCTGGTCATCGGCCAGAACCCGGGCAACGGCGATCTGGTGAAACCCGGGAGCACGGTCACCCTGGTCTCACTGCCCTGA
- a CDS encoding polyprenyl synthetase family protein — translation MHPLRLSRHPGSGQPAARTSAHYGGVDACCRSRRTREISILEATLSVGTRPSALAAEVENALRDFFASRQDVVDAVGGGYREAVTTLEDFVLRGGKRVRPAFAWTGWLGAGGDAGGPEAGPVLRACSALELVQACALVHDDIIDASTTRRGFPTVHVEFAEQHRTGGWSGDSAHFGEGVAILLGDLALAWADDMIRESGITADASARISPVWSAMRTEVLGGQFLDISNEARADESIDAAMKVNRYKTAAYTIERPLHLGAALAGADDTLVSAYRRFGTDIGIAFQLRDDLLGVFGDPAVTGKPSGDDLRAGKRTVLFAMSLQRADAGDPAAAALLREGIGTDLSDSDVDTLRNTITSLGAVADVEKQIEDLVATALSTLETSTATTAAKQQLTEMAVAATRRDY, via the coding sequence ATGCACCCACTGCGTCTCAGCAGGCACCCGGGATCCGGGCAACCGGCTGCCCGGACGAGCGCCCACTATGGTGGTGTCGACGCCTGCTGCCGGTCTCGGCGCACACGCGAAATTTCGATCCTGGAGGCAACACTGTCCGTTGGAACGCGCCCCTCCGCCCTCGCGGCCGAGGTCGAGAATGCGCTGCGCGACTTCTTCGCCAGCCGGCAGGACGTGGTCGACGCCGTGGGTGGCGGCTACCGCGAGGCCGTGACGACACTCGAGGACTTCGTCCTACGCGGAGGCAAGCGGGTCCGTCCCGCGTTCGCGTGGACCGGCTGGCTCGGGGCGGGCGGCGACGCCGGGGGCCCCGAGGCCGGGCCCGTGCTCCGCGCCTGCTCCGCGCTGGAACTGGTGCAGGCCTGCGCCCTGGTCCATGACGACATCATCGACGCCTCCACGACGCGCCGCGGGTTCCCCACCGTCCACGTCGAGTTCGCGGAACAGCACCGCACCGGGGGGTGGAGCGGTGATTCCGCTCACTTCGGCGAGGGCGTCGCGATTCTCCTCGGCGATCTCGCGCTGGCCTGGGCCGACGACATGATCCGCGAATCGGGCATCACCGCGGACGCGTCGGCCCGCATCTCCCCCGTGTGGTCGGCGATGCGCACCGAGGTGCTCGGCGGGCAGTTCCTCGACATCAGCAACGAGGCCCGAGCGGACGAGTCGATCGACGCCGCCATGAAGGTCAACCGGTACAAGACCGCGGCGTACACCATCGAGCGGCCGCTGCACCTCGGCGCGGCACTCGCAGGCGCCGACGACACTCTGGTCTCGGCGTACCGCCGATTCGGCACCGACATCGGTATCGCCTTCCAGCTCCGCGACGACCTGCTGGGCGTGTTCGGGGATCCGGCCGTGACCGGCAAGCCGTCGGGCGACGACCTGCGGGCGGGCAAGCGCACCGTCCTGTTCGCGATGTCGCTGCAGCGCGCCGATGCCGGCGACCCCGCGGCGGCCGCCCTGCTCCGCGAGGGCATCGGCACCGATCTGTCCGATTCGGACGTGGACACCCTCCGGAACACGATCACGTCGCTCGGCGCGGTCGCCGACGTGGAGAAACAGATCGAGGATCTCGTCGCGACCGCGCTGTCCACGCTGGAGACGAGCACCGCGACCACCGCGGCGAAGCAGCAGCTCACCGAGATGGCCGTCGCCGCGACGCGCCGCGACTACTGA
- a CDS encoding phytoene/squalene synthase family protein translates to MTALADSYRYCGAVTAEHGRTYHLATRLLPERRRAAVHALYGFARTVDDLVDVDPGRTAGECAAELDRIDAVLRRGFTDRKAGVSACSPQMRQVLPAFLDTVADFAIPQNYFYAFLNSMRMDVPGTPEHRAEYRTLAELRTYMYGSAVVIGLQMLPVLGTTGPGAEPHAAALGEAFQLTNFLRDVGEDLDRGRVYLPAEELAAFGVDTALLVHSRRRGATDQRIVRALAHLIAVTRSVYRDAEPGIAMLDRRVQPGIRTAFVLYSRILDEIERGGYRVLDRRATVPRRNRWATALPQFARLAVPTRGRVW, encoded by the coding sequence ATGACCGCGCTGGCCGACAGTTACCGGTACTGCGGCGCGGTGACGGCGGAGCACGGACGCACCTATCACCTGGCCACCCGCCTGCTTCCCGAGCGCCGCCGGGCCGCCGTGCACGCCTTGTACGGGTTCGCCCGCACGGTAGACGACCTCGTGGACGTCGATCCCGGCCGGACCGCCGGGGAGTGCGCCGCCGAACTCGACCGGATCGACGCGGTGCTGCGACGCGGCTTCACCGACCGGAAGGCCGGTGTGTCCGCGTGCTCGCCGCAGATGCGACAGGTTCTTCCCGCGTTCCTCGACACCGTGGCGGACTTCGCCATCCCCCAAAACTACTTCTACGCGTTCCTGAACTCGATGCGGATGGACGTTCCGGGGACTCCCGAGCACCGGGCCGAGTACCGCACTCTCGCCGAACTCCGCACGTACATGTACGGGTCGGCCGTCGTGATCGGTTTGCAGATGCTGCCCGTCCTCGGCACCACCGGGCCCGGCGCCGAACCGCATGCCGCGGCTCTCGGGGAGGCGTTCCAGCTGACCAATTTCCTCCGCGACGTCGGCGAGGACCTCGATCGGGGCCGGGTCTATCTCCCGGCCGAGGAGCTGGCCGCGTTCGGGGTCGACACCGCACTTCTCGTGCACAGCCGCCGCCGCGGCGCGACGGATCAGCGGATCGTGCGGGCGCTAGCCCACCTGATCGCCGTCACCCGGTCGGTGTACCGGGACGCGGAACCGGGCATCGCGATGCTGGATCGACGCGTCCAACCCGGCATCCGGACGGCGTTCGTGCTGTACTCGCGCATCCTCGACGAGATCGAGCGCGGCGGATACCGGGTCCTGGACCGGCGCGCCACGGTTCCGCGCCGGAACCGGTGGGCGACGGCGCTGCCTCAGTTCGCCCGGCTCGCGGTGCCCACCCGTGGCCGGGTGTGGTGA
- a CDS encoding glycosyltransferase encodes MTAAPIERVVRFGSLVSVLGLAVSVANLRSAPRLPAPARRVTEPVTVCVPARDERDRLPALIGDLRAQRGVDDLRVFVYDDASTDGTAGAAEVAAGGDPRFFVLRGTAEPPPGWVGKPAACHRVSEHAFAQGRAHSGVLVFLDADVRLRPDALNTACTALRESDAALVCAWPFQQAGSAGEALVQPLLGWSWAATLPVRVANRSRRPSTAVACGQFMVFDAAAYRGVGGHGAVPDRVTEDLDIARLLRRCGQTTTLVVAGRSASCRMYEDTGALRGGYDRWLWTAFGSRLGAAAVLGVATVAYLVPPAALAAGRGRVRRWGAVGYLAATTSRLCARALERGDRLTAADVAGALAHPLSVAAVTALTVSSHRSHRRGRTRWKGRTLS; translated from the coding sequence GTGACCGCGGCGCCGATCGAGCGGGTGGTCCGGTTCGGCTCCCTGGTCTCGGTGCTCGGTCTCGCCGTCTCCGTCGCCAACCTGCGCTCCGCACCGCGGCTCCCTGCTCCGGCCCGCCGGGTCACCGAACCCGTCACGGTCTGCGTCCCGGCCCGGGACGAGCGTGACCGGTTACCCGCTCTGATCGGCGACCTGCGCGCACAGCGCGGGGTCGACGATCTCCGGGTGTTCGTCTACGACGATGCCTCCACCGACGGCACGGCCGGGGCCGCGGAGGTCGCGGCCGGCGGCGACCCTCGCTTCTTCGTGCTGCGGGGAACCGCCGAACCGCCGCCGGGATGGGTGGGTAAACCCGCGGCCTGCCACCGCGTGAGCGAGCACGCCTTCGCGCAGGGACGGGCACACAGCGGGGTCCTCGTGTTCCTCGACGCCGACGTGCGGTTGCGCCCCGACGCGCTGAACACCGCCTGCACCGCCCTGCGCGAGTCCGACGCCGCCCTGGTCTGCGCGTGGCCGTTCCAGCAGGCGGGATCGGCCGGTGAGGCCCTGGTGCAGCCGCTGCTCGGATGGTCGTGGGCGGCGACGCTGCCCGTCCGCGTGGCCAACCGGTCTCGGCGCCCGTCCACCGCCGTCGCCTGCGGGCAGTTCATGGTCTTCGACGCCGCCGCGTACCGCGGGGTCGGGGGTCACGGCGCCGTTCCGGACAGGGTGACCGAGGACCTCGACATCGCACGCCTGCTCCGCCGGTGCGGGCAGACGACCACGCTGGTCGTGGCCGGCCGGTCGGCATCCTGCCGGATGTACGAGGACACCGGTGCATTGCGGGGAGGCTACGACCGCTGGCTGTGGACGGCATTCGGCTCCCGCCTCGGCGCCGCGGCGGTCCTCGGTGTCGCGACCGTGGCGTACCTGGTGCCGCCGGCGGCCCTCGCGGCGGGACGGGGACGCGTCCGCCGGTGGGGCGCGGTGGGGTATCTCGCGGCCACGACATCCCGGCTGTGCGCCCGGGCACTCGAACGCGGCGATCGCCTCACCGCCGCAGATGTGGCAGGCGCGCTCGCGCATCCGCTGTCGGTGGCCGCGGTGACGGCACTGACGGTCTCGTCACACCGCAGTCATCGGCGCGGGCGCACCCGGTGGAAGGGCCGGACGCTCAGCTGA
- a CDS encoding alpha-(1->6)-mannopyranosyltransferase A: MTSSARQATVAAATTTPQRSWPQTTADFLRSPEGHAALLGFVGAVMITFGGFGAGSVRREDPLLEAMHLSWLRFGHGQILSTVIVWVGVVAMITAWVRLGRATLGGDVTLRQLRMVVPVWTAPLLLAVPMFSRDAYSYLAQGALLRDGFDPYAVGPVVNPGILLDNVSNVWTTTTAPYGPLFLLLSQGITAITGDNVIAGTMLLRVTMLPGLALMVWGVPHLARHLGGNPAIALWLAVLNPLVLVHLIGGVHNELLMVGLMIAGIALVLERRHLAGIALVAVAVAIKATAGAALPFMVWIWVLHEKEKAEAEGRTPASPLASFAKTAGAGFAVFVVVFAAASAVAGVGLGWMTALSGSNKIINWLSLPTILAHFVTVGTSWFADLRLGEVLAVTRPICAVALVGIVLAAWWRYRKTERDAILGILIVLVAIVILSPAALPWYYSWPIAIAAGFALSTRTLMILVGLSTWLMLVFQPDGSIGLYTLAHVVLATFAAVVAAVSLRTVDPLRLRAPRPVEEERTADLAGAASSPGVE; the protein is encoded by the coding sequence ATGACGTCCTCTGCCCGGCAGGCGACCGTCGCCGCTGCGACGACCACGCCGCAGCGGTCGTGGCCCCAGACCACGGCCGACTTCCTCCGCAGCCCGGAGGGGCACGCCGCACTTCTCGGTTTCGTGGGCGCCGTGATGATCACGTTCGGTGGTTTCGGTGCGGGCAGCGTCCGCCGCGAGGACCCGCTGCTCGAGGCGATGCACCTGTCGTGGCTCCGGTTCGGTCACGGGCAGATCCTGTCGACCGTCATCGTCTGGGTGGGTGTCGTCGCGATGATCACGGCGTGGGTGCGGCTGGGCCGCGCCACCCTCGGCGGCGACGTCACGCTCCGGCAGTTGCGGATGGTCGTGCCGGTGTGGACGGCGCCGCTGCTGCTGGCCGTGCCGATGTTCAGCCGGGACGCGTACTCCTACCTGGCGCAGGGCGCGCTGCTGCGTGACGGGTTCGACCCCTACGCCGTCGGTCCGGTGGTCAACCCCGGAATCCTTCTCGACAACGTCAGCAACGTGTGGACCACCACCACCGCGCCGTACGGTCCGCTGTTCCTGCTGCTCAGTCAGGGCATCACCGCGATCACCGGCGACAACGTCATCGCGGGAACGATGCTCCTGCGCGTGACGATGCTGCCCGGGCTCGCGCTGATGGTCTGGGGCGTTCCGCACCTCGCGCGGCACCTCGGCGGTAATCCGGCCATCGCGCTGTGGCTCGCCGTGCTCAATCCCTTGGTCCTCGTCCACCTCATCGGCGGTGTCCACAACGAACTGCTGATGGTCGGCCTGATGATCGCCGGCATCGCGCTCGTCCTCGAACGCCGCCATCTGGCCGGCATCGCGCTCGTCGCGGTGGCGGTCGCGATCAAGGCGACCGCGGGCGCCGCGCTCCCCTTCATGGTGTGGATCTGGGTGCTCCACGAGAAGGAGAAGGCCGAGGCGGAGGGGCGCACACCCGCGTCGCCGCTCGCGTCGTTCGCGAAGACCGCGGGTGCGGGATTCGCCGTGTTCGTGGTCGTCTTCGCCGCCGCCTCCGCCGTCGCCGGTGTCGGGCTCGGCTGGATGACGGCGCTGTCCGGTTCGAACAAGATCATCAACTGGTTGTCGCTGCCGACGATCCTCGCCCACTTCGTGACGGTCGGAACGTCGTGGTTCGCGGATCTGCGGCTGGGTGAGGTCCTGGCCGTCACCCGCCCGATCTGTGCGGTGGCCCTCGTCGGGATCGTGCTGGCGGCCTGGTGGCGGTACCGGAAGACCGAGCGGGATGCGATCCTCGGGATCCTCATCGTCCTGGTCGCGATCGTGATCCTGTCGCCGGCCGCGCTGCCCTGGTACTACTCGTGGCCGATCGCCATCGCGGCCGGCTTTGCGTTGTCGACGCGGACGTTGATGATTCTCGTCGGGTTGTCCACCTGGTTGATGCTGGTCTTCCAGCCGGACGGGTCGATCGGTCTCTACACGTTGGCGCACGTGGTGCTCGCGACGTTCGCCGCGGTCGTGGCGGCGGTGTCGCTGCGCACGGTCGACCCGCTGCGGCTGCGCGCACCGCGGCCCGTCGAGGAAGAGCGCACCGCCGACCTCGCTGGTGCGGCGTCGTCGCCCGGCGTCGAATGA
- a CDS encoding methylenetetrahydrofolate reductase, producing MTRTPSIVDRIRSSGDGRVPFSVEFSPPRDEAAEARLWRAVREFERMGPAFVSMTYGAGGSTRDRTVRVTGQLAEETTLLPVAHLTAVSHSVDELRSMVGAYADRGISNILVLRGDPPGDPLGEWEKHPQGVEYAEDLVRLVRDLGDFHVGVASFPEGHYRAPDLAHDTRYLVSKLRAGAEYSITQMFFDVDDYLRLRDRVTAYDPEQGAKPIIPEIMPITSLGSVRRMLELSGSSLPAHLEKRLATAAGDGPEENRAAVREIGIDLATEMSERLIAEGAPGLHFITLNFARATSEVLARLGDKVGSGVADPSPVTPAPVS from the coding sequence GTGACCCGCACCCCGTCCATCGTCGACCGGATCCGGTCGTCCGGCGACGGTCGGGTGCCCTTTTCCGTCGAGTTCTCGCCGCCGCGGGACGAGGCCGCCGAGGCCCGTCTGTGGCGTGCCGTCCGCGAGTTCGAGCGGATGGGTCCGGCCTTCGTGTCCATGACATACGGTGCGGGCGGGTCGACGCGCGACCGCACGGTCCGCGTCACCGGCCAGCTCGCCGAGGAGACCACCCTCCTGCCGGTCGCGCACCTCACCGCCGTGTCCCACAGCGTCGACGAACTGCGGTCGATGGTCGGCGCGTACGCCGACCGCGGAATCAGCAACATCCTGGTCCTGCGCGGCGACCCGCCCGGTGACCCGTTGGGCGAATGGGAGAAGCACCCCCAGGGCGTCGAATACGCCGAGGATCTGGTCCGGCTCGTCCGCGACCTCGGCGACTTCCACGTCGGCGTGGCGTCGTTCCCGGAAGGTCACTACCGCGCGCCCGATCTTGCACACGACACCCGGTACCTGGTGTCGAAGCTGCGGGCGGGCGCCGAGTACTCGATCACCCAGATGTTCTTCGACGTCGACGACTACCTGCGGCTGCGCGACCGGGTGACGGCGTACGACCCCGAGCAGGGCGCGAAGCCGATCATCCCCGAGATCATGCCGATCACGTCGCTGGGGTCGGTCCGCCGCATGCTCGAACTGTCGGGGTCGAGTCTGCCGGCGCACCTCGAGAAGCGGCTGGCCACGGCCGCCGGGGACGGTCCGGAGGAGAACCGCGCCGCCGTGCGCGAGATCGGCATCGACCTCGCCACCGAGATGAGTGAACGCCTCATCGCGGAGGGTGCGCCCGGCCTGCACTTCATCACTCTCAACTTCGCGCGCGCCACCAGCGAGGTGCTCGCCCGGCTCGGCGACAAGGTCGGTTCGGGCGTGGCGGATCCGTCCCCGGTCACCCCTGCGCCGGTCAGCTGA